In Pecten maximus chromosome 10, xPecMax1.1, whole genome shotgun sequence, one genomic interval encodes:
- the LOC117336713 gene encoding multiple epidermal growth factor-like domains protein 10 encodes MVMTFSGAVPAAHLTGSGCSDWKYGSGCGSDCTCVQANSASCNNVNGACTCSAGYIGTNCENACSAWKYGDGCSSDCTCVQANTASCINENGQCLCDPGYSGIICDTACVPWKFGNDCGNDCTCVQANSETCNDVSGACTCKPGYIGTNCETACSGYTYGAGCTENCSCIPNNTLTCSHVNGSCACNTGYTGLICNETCPLWTYGAGCFSTCTCDKSNTATCSSNGTCVCKPGYSGISCIEACPSGFYGDGCSSVCDCHLNNTIACDHVTGYCTCAVGYDQPDCTQVCSLLKFGDKCSQSCSCPSNAYPVCNHVTGACTCSPGYVGDTCDSVCADNTFGIACIGICDCDAQHTNLCDKVSGACACNSGWEGTRCDTAAAFALVSSPALVGILGFLAAFVLVVIIAVVLWCACRCSCHEVKSRSRRKKDFIELSEVPEAPAPPIAGGVAAKATGYQKTPTAKGLPNDKDGVYYGRDTLNNSSTPAGNGSQVAPPVPTSGDEYYYTDGISAAAAGNAGKDLKPKGDVSATTYQNYSSNSATSSPRINPKIAKTPLPLPPVQQTKAQPVYGNAGIQEEYESLGGRGVSETYADLD; translated from the exons ATGGTTATGACATTTTCAGGAGCTGTACCTGCTGCACATCTCACCGGAAGTG GTTGCAGCGACTGGAAGTACGGATCCGGCTGCGGAAGTgattgtacatgtgtacaagCTAACTCAGCATCTTGTAACAATGTAAACGGGGCCTGTACATGTAGTGCAGGTTACATTGGGACAAACTGTGAAAATG CATGTAGCGCCTGGAAGTATGGTGATGGTTGTAGCAGTGACTGTACATGCGTACAGGCTAACACCGCTAGCTGTATTAATGAAAACGGGCAATGTTTGTGTGACCCTGGATACTCCGGAATTATTTGTGACACCG CGTGTGTTCCTTGGAAATTTGGGAACGATTGTGGAAATGATTGCACATGTGTCCAAGCCAACAGCGAAACATGTAACGACGTGAGCGGTGCCTGCACGTGTAAGCCGGGTTACATCGGTACTAACTGTGAAACTG cTTGCTCTGGTTATACGTATGGAGCAGGATGTACTGAAAACTGTTCATGTATCCCAAACAACACTCTCACGTGCAGTCATGTGAACGGGAGTTGCGCGTGCAATACAGGCTACACTGGACTTATCTGTAACGAAA CTTGTCCTCTGTGGACGTACGGAGCTGGGTGCTTTTCAACCTGCACATGTGACAAAAGCAATACAGCCACCTGTAGTTCTAACGGCACGTGCGTGTGTAAACCAGGTTACAGCGGAATAAGCTGCATTGAAG CGTGTCCTTCCGGTTTTTACGGAGATGGATGTTCATCTGTTTGTGACTGTCATTTAAATAATACAATAGCATGTGACCATGTGACCGGATATTGCACATGCGCAGTCGGATATGATCAACCAGACTGCACACAAG TCTGCAGCCTTTTGAAGTTCGGTGATAAGTGCTCACAATCATGTTCCTGTCCCTCCAATGCATACCCAGTGTGTAATCACGTGACAGGGGCGTGCACGTGTAGTCCGGGATATGTCGGTGACACCTGTGATAGTG TTTGTGCGGACAATACATTTGGAATAGCATGTATTGGGATTTGTGATTGTGATGCTCAACACACAAACCTATGTGACAAGGTTTCGGGTGCCTGTGCATGCAACAGTGGCTGGGAGGGCACTAGGTGTGATACAG CTGCTGCATTTGCCTTGGTTAGCAGTCCGGCCCTGGTTGGTATTCTAGGATTCCTGGCTGCATTTGTCCTAGTGGTAATCATAGCTGTCGTTCTGTGGTGCGCGTGCAG ATGTTCCTGCCATGAGGTGAAATCTCGGTCTCGACGAAAGAAAGATTTCATTGAGCTTTCTGAGGTACCCGAAGCACCTGCGCCTCCTATAG CTGGAGGGGTTGCCGCGAAAGCTACAGGATATCAAAAGACACCTACAGCAAAGGGCTTACCGAATGATAAAGACGGGGTATATTATGGCCGAGATACTTTGAACAACTCGTCCACACCGGCGGGGAATGGTTCACAGGTGGCACCACCTGTTCCCACAAGTGGGGACGAGTATTACTACACAGACGGTATTTCTGCTGCAGCGGCTGGTAACGCCGGTAAAGATCTCAAACCAAAAGGGGATGTTTCAGCGACCACTTATCAAAATTACAGTTCCAATTCCGCTACTTCGAGTCCAAGAATAAATCCGAAAATTGCAAAAACACCGCTACCACTTCCCCCAGTACAGCAGACTAAAGCACAGCCAGTGTATGGAAACGCTGGTATACAAGAAGAATACGAGAGTTTGGGAGGAAGAGGCGTCTCGGAAACTTACGCTGATTTGGATTAG